In one window of Chryseobacterium sp. JV274 DNA:
- the gcvH gene encoding glycine cleavage system protein GcvH — protein sequence MNTPSELKYTKDHEWIKIEGNVATIGITDFAQGELGDIVYVDIDTVDDDLNGGDVFGSVEAVKTVSDLFLPIAGKVIEFNSELESQPELLNTDPYGDGWIIKLEIADGADQSELLSADDYKAIIG from the coding sequence ATGAACACACCATCAGAATTAAAGTACACCAAAGATCACGAATGGATCAAGATTGAAGGTAACGTTGCTACAATCGGTATTACAGACTTCGCTCAGGGAGAACTTGGAGACATCGTATATGTAGACATAGATACTGTAGATGATGACCTTAATGGAGGAGATGTTTTCGGAAGTGTAGAAGCGGTAAAAACTGTTTCAGATCTATTCTTACCTATCGCTGGAAAGGTTATTGAGTTCAATTCAGAATTGGAATCTCAGCCTGAACTGTTGAATACAGATCCTTATGGAGACGGATGGATTATCAAATTGGAAATTGCTGATGGGGCAGATCAGTCTGAGTTACTTTCTGCAGATGATTACAAAGCTATCATTGGATA